In Puntigrus tetrazona isolate hp1 chromosome 18, ASM1883169v1, whole genome shotgun sequence, one genomic interval encodes:
- the si:ch211-220f16.2 gene encoding myosin-11 isoform X4 has translation MLRWFSADESGSAHGAPGSPQVDVCSDVRLAEVSEQLTQMQELVAHLKELIRDKDAALSGKDDQAKELTEQMQRLRGENENVQSKLEAERHITRARIKDLLEKHEAELLRAADKHEAEMSEREQALRRQLETLQRSISQPADASANQSTCITAEKLTELQAQVKLKEAEASKAEAKFLKMKAWSKSRIRQLEEELKKVQSGVCLDVSPDVTSLHGRITELQEEREEMLSKLELYEDMKAKNDQLQKQLMEYKEQQRKMQADLEQVTKRAASQVSETGSIDDVQVMEWQEMITMVTEAERARDQSHEKNAMAFRMSHIEEEREALANRQQEVEEELAQARGLCPQKSRKPKYFTPRSLQEDLEFHSRQDPIGPTDCDALVNGENMGGWWPQHSAADTDGLRSVVEELELERNQLQEQILVLEKQCQDLEDRLQLQARIELLQETFDIDEGGQAFSTSQNESERLQAQVANLRSQQIRDTEKHQLLIASLNKQLKGLSSTQECLESSLMEKEHTLARTSEKLEFIDSLKENLEEKEKQNQETTEKLLQTENNLAEVTKTCSTFEKENSEMKATVAELTLKLNVLKDKVQKQETTIESLQNDLVQTNDDLDRLNAAHLEERAQLVHDLQSCEREIDRLQDVITDKDKDILALTSSTAEYSEQIHELKQEMKFKENVLAKIEQDVQIFRDPQLSDQQFFNVLIPQLIEQLKRTETDLKVSKKDSESRSNDIKDLTKQTEEDKKTIQELRMEIQKLNMNLKDQLLDGEQVNEKDSFLDERNELFAEVSKYKSELEEQVECQEQLKQDVQDKSKIITVLEDKLKNVQEEMVAERDRFNKELKIRNEAKENLEKDLSDKIESIQSVNNNNQKLQESLEQTLGELARQKQHLDNTKEQMQVVQDQNYNLLLQVESFTNDNCQLMREIEASVQSLSDALEEKKRLSNKISEVEQQLSESVKTIEHLQKEKEELTLKGNELNNNLEQNKQSMANIFLEKDGIVRLHETLSRQNQQLQESFEEKQKEVLALAQVVSEMNNKAAKTLGENEKLASEIASLNEQNKCLQKQTNEQMKSLTETTKERENLQNKILIFETQDVENRKIIEGLLKQKEDLLLQVEEHKTIKKKLQSGEETLQEKSLECATLSKCLRETKEEVHHLRKELESTTSEVLQYKHIIFEKEKTLTDQSTQMEAYRHQLKQLQDNLSILQEQANNHKSGLTEKDTLLQKESSSCRLLQNELSHEREHVFTLKQEISSLKMECSRLNQTLEAKDSTLREKNLECRNHSEELYRRNESMLSLTSQLGIMNENIVKLESDNAHLKGTLGEHLEENVQLKEELRQKQIEAVEYQDNVQAMNDQNIIIKSELKNSIAEIFRHQEMTTSLQNELENKRVELASLAELLKSKHSQLEALQCTLQGKEKLFMTQEMSVNQMKVRLLENESQITQKITVISELHEEVQNLQTALQEKDRLLLNKDEEFSLVKKTLMAQSESCEARLELEMTEIAKFQGDLKSVQEKNNHLISIINEKDSLLMQEKEKALHLQGSVSELENTVSQLTCQIQRLTSEITQLRETQTEKEQVTFAAQSQMQKLDELYKKLQEEYDLTKKELLKVINEKSLKEEEICKLVLEKEEICKNSSDQIQRIQDQLQHHKWQSSKVEEDRTIKREKQHIESMALQGKDASPEHWAQMHSQLQHCQQVIQQRDLCLQQLNIKLQQAIEEKDGVSSHLSTVSRMLRDTQQTVGELQNRCYWQERQIQNQYSHTQGSVYTEVPPGAPQEPISADFNPSGTDGGDFRMRLAEAEIHLSQLNSRLEDERSRREVAEEAMRLMEQKVKSMESNQLRHCQKDFSIQLERDEEPYEDLVLRPSRHLLMHKMKSGVHLCQRWFKGSIYCCSKLLPSRGKSRYIFIGYLLMLHVLVFVCLSWSL, from the exons ATGCTGAGGTGGTTTTCAGCGGATGAGTCCGGCTCTGCGCATGGA GCTCCCGGCTCCCCGCAGGTGGACGTGTGTAGTGATGTGAGATTGGCTGAGGTCAGTGAACAGCTGACGCAGATGCAGGAACTTGTGGCCCATTTAAAAGAGTTGATCAGGGACAAGGATGCAGCGCTCAGTGGTAAAGATGACCAAGCCAAG GAGCTGACAGAACAAATGCAGCGCTTACGGGGTGAGAATGAAAACGTTCAGTCGAAGCTGGAGGCGGAACGTCACATCACTCGGGCCCGGATCAAGGATCTGCTGGAGAAACATgaagcagagctgctgagagCTGCTGATAAACACGAGGCTGAGATGTCAGAGAGGGAGCAGGCCTTGCGCCGGCAGCTCGAGACTCTTCAGCGCTCTATATCTCAGCCCGCGGATGCGTCCGCTAACCAATCCACCTGCATCACTGCTGAAAAACTCACAGAGCTGCAAG CCCAAGTGAAGCTGAAAGAAGCAGAGGCCAGTAAAGCAGAAGCAAAgttcttaaaaatgaaagcatggTCCAAATCTAGGATCAGACAGCTTGAGGAGGAGCTCAAAAAAGTTCAg TCCGGAGTGTGTCTCGACGTGTCCCCTGATGTCACGTCCCTACATGGTCGCATTACTGAGTTgcaagaggagagagaagaaatgCTCAGCAAACTGGAGCTGTATGAAGATATGAAGGCAAAAAATG ATCAACTACAGAAGCAGCTTATGGAATATAAGGAACAGCAGAGGAAGATGCAGGCGGACCTGGAGCAGGTGACCAAGAGAGCTGCATCACAg GTGAGTGAAACGGGCAGCATTGATGACGTTCAGGTGATGGAGTGGCAAGAAATGATTACCATGGTGACTGAGGCAGAAAGAGCTCGAGATCAGAGTCACGAGAAGAATGCCATGGCCTTCAGAATGAGCCACAtcgaagaggagagagagg CATTAGCCAATCGGCAACAGGAAGTGGAGGAGGAGTTGGCCCAGGCCCGTGGACTCTGCCCACAGAAAAGCAGGAAGCCCAAATATTTCACCCCACGCAGTCTGCAG gaggACTTGGAATTTCATAGTAGGCAAGACCCGATAGGCCCCACTGATTGTGATGCTCTTGTGAATGGAGAAAACATGGGTGGATGGTGGCCACAGCACAGTGCTGCAGATACAG ATGGCTTGAGGTCTGTTGTTGAGGAGCTTGAACTAGAGAGAAACCAACTGCAGGAACAGATTTTGGTTCTTGAGAAACAGTGCCAAGATCTAGAGGACCGTCTGCAACTTCAGGCTCGCATTGAATTACTACAG GAAACGTTTGATATAGATGAAGGTGGTCAAGCATTTTCCACATCTCAg AATGAATCTGAGCGCCTTCAGGCACAGGTCGCAAACCTTCGCAGTCAGCAGATAAGAGACACTGAAAAGCATCAGCTACTTATCGCCAGCCTGAACAAACAACTCAAAgg ATTGAGCAGCACACAGGAGTGTCTGGAGTCTTCACTCATGGAAAAGGAGCACACGCTTGCCAGAACCTCAGAGAAACTGGAATTTATTGACAGTCTGAAAGAAAATttagaggaaaaagaaaaacagaaccaAGAAACTACTGAAAAACTGCTTCAGACTGAAAACAAT CTGGCTGAAGTTACAAAGACATGCAGCACCTTTGAGAAGGAAAATTCAGAGATGAAAGCAACTGTTGCAGAACTGACACTTAAACTCAATGTGCTGAAAGACAAG GTCCAGAAACAAGAGACAACTATAGAATCATTGCAGAATGATCTGGTTCAAACAAACGATGATCTCGACAGACTGAACGCTGCTCATCTGGAAGAAAGGGCACAACTGGTTCATGACTTGCAGAGCTGTGAGCGTGAAATCGATAGACTTCAAGATGTCATCACTGATAAGGATAAAGATATATTGGCACTAACATCCAGTACAGCAGAATATTCAGAACAGATTCATGAactaaaacaggaaatgaagtttaaagaaaatgtgctGGCTAAAATTGAACAGGATGTTCAAATCTTTAGAGACCCACAGCTTTCTGACCAACAGTTCTTTAATGTCCTAATACCTCAACTGATTGAACAGTTGAAGAGAACTGAAACTGATCTTAAAGTATCGAAAAAAGATAGTGAGTCAAGGAGTAATGACATTAAAGACTTAACCAAGCAAACGGAAGAGGACAAGAAAACAATTCAGGAACTCCGCATGGAAATACAGAAGCTGAATATGAATCTCAAAGACCAGCTATTGGATGGAGAACAAGTGAATGAAAAAGACTCTTTCCTGGATGAACGTAATGAGTTGTTTGCTGAAGTCAGCAAATATAAAAGTGAGCTTGAGGAGCAGGTTGAATGTCAAGAACAGCTTAAGCAAGATGTCCAAGATAAGTCAAAGATAATAACTGTATTGGAGGATAAGCTGAAGAATGTTCAAGAGGAGATGGTAGCTGAGAGAGATAGATTTAACAAAGAACTTAAGATTCGAAACGAAGCCAAAGAAAACCTTGAGAAAGACTTGTCTGATAAAATTGAGAGTATTCAGTCAGTGAATAATAACAATCAAAAACTTCAGGAATCACTTGAGCAGACTTTGGGGGAGCTGGCAAGACAAAAACAGCACCTGGATAATACTAAGGAGCAAATGCAAGTTGTACAAGATCAGAATTACAACTTGCTCTTACAAGTCGAAAGTTTCACTAATGACAATTGTCAATTGATGAGGGAAATTGAGGCTAGCGTCCAGTCCCTCTCTGATGCtttggaagaaaagaaaagactgtCAAACAAAATATCTGAAGTTGAACAGCAGCTTTCAGAGAGTGTTAAAACAATAGAACACTTGCAAAAAGAGAAGGAAGAGCTAACACTCAAAGGAAATGAATTGAACAATAACCTTGAGCAAAACAAACAGTCAATggctaatatttttttggaaaaagatGGCATTGTTAGACTCCATGAGACATTGAGCAGGCAAAATCAACAACTGCAAGAAAGTTTtgaagagaaacaaaaagaagtGCTTGCACTAGCCCAAGTTGTGTCTGAAATGAATAACAAGGCTGCAAAAACACTtggagaaaatgaaaagcttGCTTCTGAAATTGCTAGTCTTAATGAACAGAATAAGTGccttcagaaacaaacaaatgaacagatGAAGTCGCTCACAGAAACAACAAAGGAGAGGGAGaatctacaaaataaaatcttgattTTTGAGACGCAAGATGTGGAAAACCGTAAAATCATAGAAGGTTTGCTTAAACAAAAGGAAGATTTGCTTTTGCAAGTAGAGGaacacaaaactataaaaaagaaACTGCAATCTGGAGAAGAGACCTTGCAGGAAAAGTCTTTAGAATGTGCAACCCTCTCAAAATGTCTCAGGGAGACCAAAGAGGAAGTACATCATCTTAGGAAAGAACTTGAGTCCACCACTTCTGAAGTCCTTCAatacaaacatattatttttgaaaaagaaaagactttAACAGACCAAAGTACACAAATGGAAGCTTATCGGCACCAACTCAAGCAATTACAGGATAATCTTTCTATTCTTCAAGAACAAGCTAATAATCATAAGTCAGGTCtgacagagaaagacacacTCCTGCAGAAAGAATCAAGTTCATGTCGTTTGCTACAAAACGAACTTAGTCATGAAAGGGAACATGTTTTTACCCTTAAACAAGAGATAAGCTCTCTGAAAATGGAATGTTCCAGACTGAACCAGACTTTGGAAGCGAAAGATAGCACATTAAGAGAGAAAAATCTTGAATGCCGCAATCACTCAGAGGAACTGTACAGAAGAAATGAGTCCATGCTTTCACTAACTAGTCAGCTTGGtattatgaatgaaaatattgtgAAGCTTGAATCTgataatgcacatttaaaaggCACTTTAGGGGAGCATTTAGaagaaaatgtacaattaaaagAGGAGCTCAGACAGAAACAAATAGAGGCTGTGGAATATCAAGATAATGTCCAGGCAATGAATGAccaaaacattataattaaatcTGAATTGAAGAATTCCATTGCAGAAATATTCAGACATCAAGAGATGACCACGTCCCTACAAAATGAACTGGAAAATAAAAGAGTTGAACTGGCATCTTTGGCAGAACTGTTAAAATCCAAACACTCTCAACTTGAAGCTTTACAATGTACTCTGCAAGGGAAAGAGAAGCTTTTCATGACACAGGAGATGTCTGTAAATCAGATGAAAGTCAGACTGTTAGAAAATGAAAGCCAAATCACCCAGAAAATAACAGTGATTTCTGAGTTACATGAAGAAGTTCAGAATTTGCAGACAGCTTTGCAAGAAAAAGATagattgcttttaaataaagatgaagaGTTTTCTCTagttaaaaagacattaatgGCTCAATCAGAATCATGTGAAGCCAGACTGGAAttagaaatgacagaaattgCTAAATTTCAAGGAGATTTAAAGAGcgtacaagaaaaaaataaccatCTCATCAGCATCATTAATGAAAAGGATTCTTTGTTGATGCAGGAGAAGGAAAAGGCTCTGCACTTGCAAGGTAGTGTGTCAGAACTGGAAAACACAGTTTCACAACTAACTTGTCAAATACAGAGATTAACTTCAGAGATCACACAACTCAGGGAAACACAAACTGAGAAGGAACAAGTCACGTTTGCTGCTCAGTCACAAATGCAGAAACTGGATGAACTATACAAAAAACTTCAAGAGGAATATGATTTGACCAAAAAAGAGTTGCTTaaagtaattaatgaaaaatcatTAAAGGAAGAAGAAATCTGTAAATTGGTCCTGGAAAAAGAAGAGATCTGCAAAAATTCCAGTGATCAGATTCAGAGAATTCAGGACCAACTACAACACCACAAGTGGCAATCCAGCAAAGTGGAAGAAGACAGGacaataaagagagaaaaacagcataTA GAGTCCATGGCTTTGCAGGGTAAAGATGCGTCTCCAGAACACTGGGCCCAGATGCATAGCCAATTGCAGCACTGCCAGCAAGTGATCCAGCAAAGGGATCTTTGCCTCCAACAACTCAACATCAAG TTGCAACAGGCAATTGAAGAAAAGGATGGGGTGTCCTCCCACTTAAGTACGGTTTCCAGGATGCTCAGAGACACACAGCAGACTGTCGGTGAGCTCCAGAATCGATGCTATTGGCAGGAGAGACAAATTCAAAATCagtattcacacacacag GGTTCAGTCTACACAGAAGTTCCACCAGGAGCCCCTCAGGAACCAATCAGTGCCGATTTTAATCCAAGTGGAACAGACGGTGGAGATTTCAGGATGAG GCTGGCTGAGGCAGAGATTCATCTTTCTCAGTTAAACTCTAGATTAGAAGACGAGAGATCAAGGAGAGAGGTTGCAGAGGAAGCCATGCGGTTGATGGAACAGAAAGTTAAGAG catGGAGTCAAACCAGTTACGGCATTGTCAAAAGGACTTTAGTATTCAGCTAGAAAGAGACGAGGAACCGTATGAAGATCTTGTTCTTCGCCCAAGCCGGCACCTGTTAATGCACAAG aTGAAGAGTGGAGTTCACTTGTGCCAGCGTTGGTTCAAAGGAAGTATATACTGCTGTTCCAAACTACTGCCATCCAGGGGGAAGTCACGCTACATATTCATAGGATACCTTCTTATGCTTCATGTGCTGGTTTTTGTATGCCTCAGTTGGTCCCTTTAG